A DNA window from Allokutzneria albata contains the following coding sequences:
- a CDS encoding enolase C-terminal domain-like protein, which produces MARITGVDVLDIRFPTSRELDGSDAMNPDPDYSAAYVVLRTDGDVDGHGLAFTIGRGNDVQAAAIQALAPHVLGREVPRDAAALGALSRELVGDSQLRWLGPEKGVVHMAIGAVVNAAWDLAARLANRPLWMFMAEMSPEELVSVVDFRYLSDAITPDEALALLEAAEPGRAERMSVLLAEGYPAYTTSPGWLGYSDEKLAGLARQAVADGFDMIKLKVGGDLDDDVRRMRLARAAVGDGVRIAVDANQRWDVADAVRWMKELAEFDPYWIEEPTSPDDVLGHLAIAQAVRPIRVATGEHVQNRVVFKQLLASGAIDVLQLDAARVGGVNENIAILLLAAKFGVPVCPHAGGVGLCELVQHLAMFDFVAVSGTWENRVIEWVDHLHEHFVTPATVHNGRYTTPTAPGFSAEIHPASLHRFAYPSGPEWSTS; this is translated from the coding sequence ATGGCGCGCATCACCGGCGTCGACGTGCTCGACATCCGGTTCCCGACGTCGCGGGAGCTGGACGGCTCCGACGCGATGAACCCCGATCCGGACTACTCGGCGGCCTACGTCGTGCTGCGCACGGACGGCGATGTCGACGGTCACGGCCTGGCCTTCACCATCGGCCGGGGCAACGACGTCCAGGCCGCCGCGATCCAGGCGCTCGCCCCGCACGTGCTCGGGCGGGAGGTCCCGAGGGACGCCGCCGCACTGGGCGCGCTGTCGCGGGAGCTGGTCGGCGACTCGCAGCTGCGGTGGCTCGGCCCGGAGAAGGGCGTCGTGCACATGGCGATCGGCGCGGTGGTCAACGCCGCGTGGGATCTGGCGGCGCGACTGGCCAACCGTCCACTGTGGATGTTCATGGCGGAGATGTCGCCGGAGGAACTGGTCTCCGTCGTCGACTTCCGCTACCTCAGCGACGCGATCACCCCCGACGAGGCGCTCGCACTGCTGGAGGCCGCGGAGCCCGGGCGCGCCGAACGGATGTCGGTGCTGCTGGCCGAGGGGTACCCGGCCTACACCACCTCGCCGGGGTGGCTGGGCTACTCCGACGAGAAGCTCGCCGGGCTGGCCCGCCAGGCGGTCGCGGACGGCTTCGACATGATCAAGCTCAAGGTCGGCGGTGACCTCGACGACGACGTGCGCCGGATGCGGCTGGCCCGTGCGGCGGTCGGCGACGGCGTGCGGATCGCCGTGGACGCCAACCAGCGGTGGGACGTCGCGGACGCGGTGCGCTGGATGAAGGAGCTGGCCGAGTTCGACCCGTACTGGATCGAGGAGCCGACCTCGCCGGACGACGTGCTCGGCCACCTCGCCATCGCGCAGGCGGTGCGCCCGATCCGCGTGGCCACCGGCGAGCACGTGCAGAACCGCGTGGTGTTCAAGCAGTTGCTGGCCTCGGGCGCGATCGACGTGCTCCAGCTGGACGCGGCGAGGGTCGGCGGGGTGAACGAGAACATCGCGATCCTGTTGCTGGCGGCCAAGTTCGGCGTGCCGGTGTGCCCGCACGCGGGCGGTGTCGGCCTGTGCGAGCTGGTGCAGCACCTGGCGATGTTCGACTTCGTCGCGGTCTCCGGTACCTGGGAGAACCGGGTGATCGAGTGGGTGGACCACCTGCACGAGCACTTCGTCACCCCGGCGACCGTCCACAACGGCCGGTACACCACCCCCACCGCGCCGGGCTTCTCCGCCGAGATCCACCCGGCCTCGTTGCACCGGTTCGCCTATCCCTCCGGACCCGAGTGGAGCACGTCATGA
- a CDS encoding SDR family NAD(P)-dependent oxidoreductase, with product MNDFDGLVAAVTGGASGIGAATAAELESRGARVARLDVNPGPDGIACDVADDESVRAAVERTVDRFGRLDVLINNAGIGAQGDVAANTDDEWFRVLDVNVVGIARVSRAALPHLRRSPAAAIVNTCSIAAWAGLPQRALYSASKGAVYALTLAMAADHVREGIRVNCVAPGTVDTPWVGRLLDAAADPAAERAALEARQPTGRLVSAEEVAKAITYLASPLSGASVGTVLAVDGGMHGLRLRPLS from the coding sequence ATGAACGACTTCGACGGCCTGGTCGCGGCGGTGACGGGCGGGGCTTCCGGCATCGGGGCCGCGACCGCCGCCGAGCTGGAGTCGCGTGGTGCGCGCGTCGCCCGGCTGGACGTGAACCCCGGCCCCGACGGCATCGCGTGCGACGTCGCGGACGACGAGTCCGTGCGCGCGGCGGTCGAGCGCACGGTCGACCGCTTCGGGCGGCTCGACGTGCTGATCAACAACGCCGGGATCGGCGCGCAGGGCGACGTCGCCGCCAACACCGACGACGAGTGGTTCCGCGTGCTCGACGTCAACGTGGTGGGCATCGCGCGGGTCAGTCGTGCCGCGCTGCCGCACCTGCGCCGCTCCCCGGCGGCAGCGATCGTGAACACCTGCTCCATCGCGGCGTGGGCGGGCCTGCCCCAGCGGGCGCTGTACTCGGCGTCCAAGGGCGCGGTGTACGCGCTCACCCTGGCCATGGCCGCCGACCACGTGCGCGAGGGGATCAGGGTCAACTGCGTGGCGCCCGGCACCGTCGACACCCCGTGGGTCGGCAGGCTGCTGGACGCGGCGGCGGATCCGGCGGCCGAACGCGCCGCGCTGGAGGCCCGCCAGCCCACCGGCCGGTTGGTCTCCGCCGAAGAGGTGGCAAAAGCGATCACCTACTTGGCCAGTCCGCTCTCCGGGGCCAGTGTGGGCACCGTGCTCGCCGTCGACGGCGGCATGCACGGGCTGCGGCTGCGGCCGCTCAGCTGA
- a CDS encoding sugar ABC transporter substrate-binding protein → MQRRRILSLISGIALLGTVAACGGGATGGAQIGVDYPRADSDFWNSYIKYTPQFAKELDVRLMPPTNSQNDVAKLVANVQAMTSQGAKAIVMAPQDTGAIATTLAQLEQKKIPVVTVDTRPDKGKAYMVVRADNKAYGEKACKYLGEKLGNKGKVVEFQGALSSINGRDRSEAFASCMKQNYPGITVFEEPTDWLDTKAAAALQTRLTQHPDINGIYMQAGGVYLAATLQVLRSAGKLFPVGDPRHITIVSNDGIPQEFESIRKGEIDATVSQPADAYAKWALFYAKAAIEGKTFKPGPTDHDSTIIEVGNGVLEDQLPAPLVTKDNVDDPKLWGNQIGK, encoded by the coding sequence ATGCAACGACGCAGAATCCTCAGCCTGATCTCCGGTATCGCCCTGCTCGGCACCGTCGCGGCCTGCGGTGGCGGCGCGACCGGCGGTGCGCAGATCGGCGTTGACTACCCGCGCGCGGACTCCGACTTCTGGAACTCCTACATCAAGTACACACCTCAGTTCGCCAAGGAGCTGGACGTGCGGCTGATGCCGCCGACCAACTCGCAGAACGACGTGGCCAAGCTCGTGGCCAACGTCCAGGCGATGACCAGCCAGGGCGCCAAAGCGATCGTGATGGCCCCGCAGGACACCGGGGCGATCGCGACCACGCTCGCGCAGCTGGAGCAGAAGAAGATCCCCGTGGTCACCGTGGACACCCGCCCGGACAAGGGCAAGGCGTACATGGTGGTGCGCGCGGACAACAAGGCCTACGGCGAGAAGGCGTGCAAGTACCTCGGCGAGAAGCTCGGCAACAAGGGCAAGGTCGTGGAGTTCCAGGGCGCGCTGTCCTCGATCAACGGCCGCGACCGTTCCGAGGCGTTCGCATCGTGCATGAAGCAGAACTACCCGGGCATCACCGTCTTCGAGGAGCCGACGGACTGGCTGGACACCAAGGCCGCCGCGGCGCTGCAGACCCGGCTCACCCAGCACCCGGACATCAACGGCATCTACATGCAGGCGGGTGGCGTGTACCTGGCGGCGACGCTGCAGGTGCTGCGCTCCGCGGGCAAGCTGTTCCCGGTGGGCGACCCCAGGCACATCACCATCGTCTCCAACGACGGCATCCCGCAGGAGTTCGAGTCCATCCGCAAGGGTGAGATCGACGCGACCGTCTCGCAGCCCGCGGACGCGTACGCGAAGTGGGCGCTCTTCTACGCCAAGGCGGCGATCGAGGGCAAGACCTTCAAGCCCGGACCGACCGACCACGACAGCACGATCATCGAGGTGGGCAACGGGGTGCTGGAGGACCAGCTGCCCGCACCGCTGGTGACCAAGGACAACGTCGACGACCCCAAGCTGTGGGGCAACCAGATCGGCAAGTAG
- a CDS encoding sugar ABC transporter ATP-binding protein, translating into MNAVQATGVTKRYGSTVALDDVGITVADGESHALVGRNGAGKSTLVSILTGLNRADAGSVTFDGAPAPSLADRDAWRRLVACVYQKSTIIPALTVAENLFINRQSLERRSLISWKSLRAKASDVLSSYGVDVDPARPAADLTVEQRQLVEIARALSFGARFIILDEPTAQLDGPAIERLFERMRGLQEAGVTFLFISHHLQEIFEICQTVTVFRDARHVLTSPVDSLSTDELVAAMTGDAAGLRVGHTRPPLPDDAPVVLSVSGLSAEAFSGVDLTVRAGEVVGIAGSASSGKAELGEAVVGLRKVSSGTVHVGQTAVRSGSVPDALKAGIGFVPEDRHKEGLVPTLGVGENATLPIMDRLGRFGAISPTRRRAVAERMITDLGIKTSGPEQPVSGLSGGNQQKVVMARALSSDPSVLVLTDPTAGVDVRSKESLLGVVDQVAAEGTAVLVISDELDDLRPCDRVLVMFHGEVTASFPRGWTDGELVAAIEGVSQGADND; encoded by the coding sequence ATGAACGCCGTCCAAGCAACGGGAGTCACCAAGCGGTACGGCTCCACCGTCGCGCTCGACGACGTCGGCATCACCGTCGCCGACGGGGAGTCGCACGCGCTCGTCGGGCGCAACGGGGCGGGCAAGTCCACCCTGGTGTCCATCCTGACCGGGCTCAACCGCGCGGACGCCGGTTCGGTCACCTTCGACGGTGCGCCCGCGCCCTCGTTGGCCGACCGGGACGCGTGGCGGCGTTTGGTCGCCTGCGTCTACCAGAAGTCCACGATCATCCCGGCGCTCACCGTCGCGGAGAACCTCTTCATCAACCGGCAGTCGCTCGAACGCCGGTCGCTGATCAGTTGGAAGTCCTTGCGGGCCAAGGCTTCCGACGTCCTGTCCAGCTACGGTGTCGACGTCGACCCTGCCCGTCCCGCCGCCGACCTGACCGTGGAACAGCGGCAGCTGGTGGAGATCGCGCGGGCGCTGTCCTTCGGCGCGCGGTTCATCATCCTCGACGAACCGACCGCGCAGCTGGACGGTCCGGCGATCGAGCGGCTGTTCGAGCGGATGCGGGGCCTCCAGGAGGCGGGGGTGACGTTCCTGTTCATCTCCCACCACCTCCAGGAGATCTTCGAGATCTGCCAGACGGTGACGGTGTTCCGCGACGCGCGGCACGTGCTCACCAGCCCGGTCGACTCGCTGTCCACCGACGAGCTGGTGGCGGCGATGACCGGGGACGCAGCGGGCCTGCGCGTCGGGCACACGCGGCCTCCACTGCCCGACGACGCGCCCGTGGTGCTCTCGGTCTCCGGGCTGAGCGCCGAGGCGTTCTCCGGCGTGGACCTCACGGTGCGCGCGGGGGAGGTGGTCGGCATCGCGGGTTCGGCCAGCAGCGGCAAGGCCGAGCTGGGCGAGGCCGTGGTCGGTCTGCGCAAGGTCTCCTCCGGGACTGTCCACGTGGGACAGACAGCGGTGCGGTCGGGCAGCGTGCCCGACGCGCTGAAGGCGGGGATCGGCTTCGTGCCGGAGGATCGGCACAAGGAGGGGCTGGTCCCGACGCTGGGGGTGGGTGAGAACGCCACGTTGCCGATCATGGATCGGCTCGGCCGCTTCGGTGCGATCTCGCCCACCCGCCGGCGGGCCGTCGCGGAACGGATGATCACCGACCTCGGCATCAAGACCTCGGGGCCGGAGCAACCGGTGTCCGGGCTCTCCGGCGGCAACCAGCAGAAGGTGGTGATGGCGCGTGCGCTGTCCAGCGATCCTTCGGTGCTGGTGCTGACGGATCCGACCGCGGGCGTTGACGTGCGGTCCAAGGAGTCCTTGCTGGGCGTGGTCGACCAGGTCGCGGCGGAGGGCACGGCGGTGCTGGTGATCTCCGACGAGCTGGACGACCTGCGCCCGTGCGACCGGGTGCTGGTGATGTTCCACGGCGAGGTGACGGCGAGCTTCCCGCGCGGGTGGACCGACGGGGAGCTGGTCGCGGCGATCGAGGGTGTCTCACAAGGAGCGGACAATGACTGA